One region of Nitrospirota bacterium genomic DNA includes:
- a CDS encoding CHASE domain-containing protein, whose product MPRPVDFTRQQQTFLLGAGASCAILGLIVMVGWHTQNLTLIQIRSGFFAMQYNTALAVLSGGVGLVGLALDRRRVVVASASWPIAIGVLTLAQYGWGINLGIDQLFHRSDINLGTLYPGRMGANAALCVFFLGCALALLGRRAPFRGRPMLVGALGLLTLGIALSVGLLYATMMAVGVRWGASTAMAPHTALSLSILGAATMVAAWRDHLTGTPDGARSLHAGRIAWIVLVLSVAATGLAWSVAADGVTDRARARFDETVHQAHAAIINRMENYEQILIGGRGLFAASRSVDRESWRAYVKSLDIERRHPGIQAVGVAQHVHRKNKSSYLAGVRRNGFPAYQITPPGEREEYVVATYIEPFADRNLRAFGYDGFSEPVRREAIERARDTGEAAMSGRVRLVQESEADAQPGFLLYVPIYRHGMPHATFEERRAALWGFSYGAFRMNDLMSGVLGRTARDIRVEVFDGTMAARDRLLYGDELDGDPLPYRPTFQQTITSEISGRPWTFVFSTWPSFDDAVYHHEPMIVLIGGLVVSLLLFGITWSLTTTRERALALAEQMTDALRKAQAHFRAVTDHAHDAIVSADGRGRIVVWNKSAGNIFGYSESEILGQPLSVLTSERAWQAQEEALTRVASSGGSGLTGETVELMGRRKDGGEFPLELSLSTWTQGEQRFYTGIMRDITERKRTEERLDYLATHDALTGLPNRTLFADRLEQALARSAWNKRLVAVMFLDLDRFKTINDTLGHDAGDRLLKTVAARLATSVRDGDTVARQGGDEFTIILIDMAQIDDVALVAQKILNAMVQPLDLNGHQMLVTFSIGIACYPVDGTDAQTLLKHADSALYQAKARGRNNYQLYSPDIPAKAS is encoded by the coding sequence ATGCCTCGACCAGTCGACTTCACCAGACAGCAACAGACCTTTCTCTTGGGAGCAGGGGCCTCCTGCGCGATCCTGGGCCTGATCGTGATGGTCGGGTGGCACACCCAGAACCTGACATTGATTCAGATCCGTTCCGGCTTTTTCGCCATGCAATACAACACCGCTCTCGCGGTCCTGTCCGGCGGAGTCGGATTGGTCGGGCTGGCCCTCGATCGTAGACGCGTGGTGGTCGCCAGCGCATCGTGGCCCATCGCAATCGGCGTGCTCACGCTGGCACAGTACGGTTGGGGGATCAACCTCGGCATCGACCAACTGTTCCACCGCTCGGACATCAACCTGGGCACGTTGTATCCGGGGCGCATGGGGGCCAACGCCGCCTTGTGCGTGTTCTTCCTGGGGTGCGCCTTGGCCTTGCTCGGACGTCGCGCCCCGTTCCGCGGTCGCCCGATGTTGGTGGGCGCTCTCGGACTGCTGACCTTGGGCATCGCATTGTCGGTGGGTCTGCTGTACGCCACGATGATGGCCGTGGGGGTTCGTTGGGGAGCCTCGACCGCCATGGCGCCGCACACCGCGTTGAGCCTCAGCATACTCGGCGCAGCGACCATGGTTGCGGCGTGGCGCGACCACCTCACCGGCACGCCGGATGGCGCGCGCTCCTTACACGCGGGTCGCATCGCCTGGATCGTTCTGGTGCTGTCGGTCGCCGCCACGGGATTGGCGTGGTCCGTCGCCGCCGACGGGGTGACCGACCGGGCCCGCGCTCGGTTCGACGAGACCGTCCATCAAGCGCACGCCGCCATCATCAATCGAATGGAGAACTACGAACAGATTCTGATCGGGGGGCGAGGACTGTTCGCCGCGTCGCGCTCCGTTGATCGCGAATCGTGGCGCGCGTATGTCAAGAGTTTGGACATCGAGCGACGGCATCCCGGCATTCAAGCCGTGGGCGTTGCGCAGCACGTTCACCGCAAGAATAAATCGTCGTACCTCGCCGGAGTGCGTCGCAACGGGTTCCCCGCCTATCAGATCACCCCGCCTGGGGAGCGTGAGGAGTACGTGGTGGCCACCTACATCGAACCGTTCGCCGACCGCAACCTGCGCGCGTTCGGCTACGACGGGTTCTCGGAACCCGTGCGCCGCGAGGCCATCGAGCGGGCGAGAGACACGGGGGAGGCTGCGATGTCCGGACGCGTCAGACTCGTGCAGGAGTCGGAGGCGGACGCGCAGCCCGGATTCCTCTTGTACGTCCCCATCTACCGCCACGGAATGCCCCACGCCACCTTCGAGGAACGACGCGCCGCGTTGTGGGGGTTCAGCTACGGCGCGTTTCGGATGAACGACCTGATGAGCGGCGTGCTCGGCAGGACCGCCCGCGACATTCGCGTCGAGGTCTTCGACGGGACCATGGCTGCACGCGACCGTCTCCTTTACGGGGATGAATTGGACGGCGATCCCTTACCCTATCGCCCGACGTTCCAGCAAACCATCACGTCGGAGATCAGCGGACGGCCGTGGACCTTCGTCTTCAGTACCTGGCCGAGTTTCGACGACGCCGTATACCACCATGAACCGATGATCGTCCTGATCGGCGGTCTGGTGGTCAGCCTGTTGCTCTTCGGGATTACGTGGTCCCTAACCACCACACGCGAACGGGCGTTGGCCTTGGCCGAACAGATGACCGACGCGCTTCGCAAGGCCCAAGCGCATTTTCGGGCCGTCACCGACCACGCCCACGACGCGATCGTCTCGGCCGACGGGCGGGGGAGGATCGTCGTGTGGAACAAATCGGCCGGCAACATCTTCGGCTACTCCGAGAGCGAGATTTTGGGGCAGCCCTTATCCGTCTTGACGTCGGAGCGCGCGTGGCAGGCTCAGGAAGAGGCCCTGACGCGGGTCGCATCGAGTGGTGGATCGGGGCTGACGGGGGAAACGGTGGAGCTGATGGGACGACGGAAAGACGGGGGCGAGTTCCCGCTCGAACTGTCGCTGTCCACCTGGACGCAAGGTGAGCAGCGATTCTACACCGGGATCATGCGTGACATCACGGAACGCAAGCGGACCGAAGAACGACTGGATTACCTGGCCACTCACGACGCCTTGACCGGCCTCCCGAATCGGACGTTGTTCGCGGACCGCCTGGAGCAGGCGCTGGCCCGCTCGGCGTGGAACAAACGTCTGGTCGCGGTGATGTTTCTGGACTTGGACCGCTTTAAGACCATCAACGATACGTTGGGTCACGACGCCGGAGACCGGCTCCTGAAGACCGTGGCGGCCAGATTAGCGACGTCGGTGCGTGACGGTGACACCGTGGCCCGCCAGGGTGGCGACGAGTTTACGATCATTCTCATCGACATGGCGCAGATCGACGACGTGGCATTGGTCGCGCAAAAGATCTTGAACGCGATGGTGCAGCCGTTGGACTTGAACGGCCACCAGATGTTGGTCACGTTCAGCATCGGCATCGCCTGTTATCCGGTCGACGGCACCGACGCCCAAACACTCCTGAAACACGCGGATAGCGCGCTGTATCAGGCCAAGGCGCGGGGACGCAACAACTACCAACTCTACTCGCCCGACATTCCCGCCAAGGCTTCGTAA
- a CDS encoding prolyl oligopeptidase family serine peptidase gives MYRGVVRCTSLHRPPTWILLVAGTVAMTLAACQGYRVLTHVHGDTLAEVTAYLAASDADSERLLPTVATHPIDEIETALRGLLAARPSGQPPVGKQPGHRIQVGKQTFHYALYVPETYDGGHVYPLVVCLHGAGFGGETYLDRWQPRLQDDFLLACPTINDGAWWTKEAEDLVMAVIADVSRTYWVDPDRVFLTGMSNGGTGTFLIGLNHADRFAALVPMASALPRALYPLLENARATRFYIIHGARDDVMPVRYSRELVSYLQENGFQVVYREHQKEHPMAGGHFFPREELPDLVEWLSVRHRLPVPRVLTVVRDRDHTGGLYWIRIDESRGAASFWASETDKEESARLQEGAWAQVDARIEGNTIAVRTNRVARYTLLLNQESVALDQPVVVLTNGTVSFDGLIRPDAGVLLREARSTRDPERLVLAELTITVPK, from the coding sequence GTGTACCGTGGCGTCGTGCGGTGCACGTCGTTGCACAGGCCGCCCACGTGGATCCTGCTGGTCGCCGGGACCGTTGCCATGACGCTCGCGGCCTGCCAGGGTTATCGGGTCTTGACCCACGTCCATGGCGACACGCTGGCCGAAGTCACGGCATACCTTGCCGCGAGCGACGCGGACTCCGAGCGGCTCCTGCCCACGGTGGCCACACACCCCATCGATGAGATCGAAACGGCCTTGCGCGGATTGTTGGCGGCGCGGCCGTCGGGTCAGCCGCCTGTGGGCAAACAACCCGGCCACCGAATCCAGGTCGGCAAGCAAACGTTCCATTACGCGCTGTATGTTCCCGAAACGTACGACGGCGGACACGTGTACCCTCTCGTCGTCTGCCTACACGGCGCTGGTTTCGGAGGCGAGACCTATCTGGACCGCTGGCAGCCGCGCCTCCAGGACGACTTCCTGTTGGCCTGCCCCACGATTAACGACGGCGCGTGGTGGACTAAAGAAGCCGAGGACTTGGTGATGGCCGTGATCGCGGACGTGTCCCGCACCTACTGGGTCGATCCGGACCGGGTCTTCCTGACCGGCATGTCCAACGGAGGAACCGGTACGTTTCTGATCGGTCTCAACCACGCCGACCGGTTCGCCGCGCTGGTGCCGATGGCCTCGGCTCTGCCGCGGGCGCTCTACCCTCTGTTGGAAAACGCGCGCGCGACGCGGTTCTACATCATCCACGGCGCGCGCGACGACGTCATGCCGGTTCGGTACAGCCGTGAACTCGTGTCCTACCTTCAGGAGAACGGATTTCAAGTCGTCTACCGAGAACACCAGAAAGAACACCCCATGGCCGGGGGCCACTTTTTCCCGCGAGAGGAGCTACCCGATCTGGTCGAGTGGCTCTCGGTCCGCCATCGCCTGCCCGTACCCCGCGTGCTCACGGTGGTGCGCGACCGCGATCATACCGGAGGGTTATATTGGATCAGGATCGACGAGAGCCGCGGCGCCGCGTCGTTTTGGGCATCCGAAACCGACAAGGAGGAGAGCGCCCGGCTGCAAGAGGGCGCTTGGGCGCAGGTAGACGCTCGCATCGAGGGCAACACCATTGCGGTTCGCACCAACCGCGTCGCGCGTTACACGCTGCTGCTCAACCAAGAGTCGGTGGCCTTGGACCAACCGGTCGTGGTCCTGACCAACGGAACGGTCAGCTTCGACGGACTCATCAGGCCGGACGCGGGCGTGCTCTTACGAGAAGCTCGTTCGACCCGGGACCCCGAGCGTCTGGTGCTCGCCGAGTTGACCATCACCGTGCCCAAGTAA
- a CDS encoding SRPBCC family protein → MKRAFIAVLVLISFLVAVPLVGLMLPRGHVVARTVTLHQPPEATWQAITDFEHVPSWRPNVVRVEQLPAQNSFPVWREHYQGGDALTLATVESVAPSWLVREITDPDLPFGGRWVYQIAPMERGSRVTITEHGDVSNPVFRVVSRFFIDQTATIDEYLVDLGKKFGESVTPQPGQIGS, encoded by the coding sequence ATGAAACGCGCCTTCATCGCGGTTCTGGTTCTGATCTCGTTTCTGGTCGCGGTTCCTCTTGTCGGGCTCATGTTGCCGCGCGGCCACGTGGTGGCGCGGACCGTCACATTGCACCAGCCGCCGGAGGCGACCTGGCAGGCCATTACGGACTTTGAACACGTCCCCTCCTGGCGCCCCAACGTTGTCCGAGTGGAACAGTTGCCCGCTCAAAACAGCTTCCCTGTCTGGCGCGAGCATTATCAAGGCGGTGACGCGCTGACCCTCGCCACCGTGGAGTCGGTCGCGCCTTCGTGGTTGGTGCGGGAAATCACGGATCCCGATTTGCCGTTTGGCGGCCGCTGGGTGTACCAGATCGCGCCCATGGAGCGCGGCAGCCGCGTCACGATCACGGAGCACGGCGACGTGTCGAACCCCGTGTTCCGGGTCGTGTCGCGATTTTTCATCGACCAAACCGCCACGATCGATGAGTACCTCGTGGATCTTGGCAAGAAATTCGGCGAATCCGTGACGCCGCAACCGGGTCAGATCGGCTCGTGA
- the yjjX gene encoding inosine/xanthosine triphosphatase, with amino-acid sequence MTPPRRIIAVGSINPVKLDAVREGFTASGRFGTIEIRARNVTSSVREQPLSLDETLRGAIARARSAFADCDLSVGIEDGLFAVPYTQSGYMNVCACAIFDGNREHLGLASAFEYPAEVTRFVIEEGLDITQAFVKAGLSNNSRLGAAEGAIGVLTRGHLTRRAYARQAVEMALIHLPHTRP; translated from the coding sequence GTGACGCCTCCGCGCCGAATCATCGCCGTAGGCTCGATCAACCCCGTGAAACTGGACGCGGTACGCGAAGGATTTACCGCGTCGGGACGCTTCGGGACCATCGAGATCCGCGCTCGCAACGTGACGTCGAGCGTCCGCGAACAACCGCTCTCGCTGGACGAGACGCTGCGCGGCGCGATCGCCCGCGCGCGATCCGCGTTTGCGGACTGCGATTTGAGCGTGGGGATCGAAGACGGGCTGTTCGCGGTGCCGTACACCCAGAGCGGGTATATGAACGTCTGCGCGTGTGCGATCTTTGATGGGAACCGGGAGCATTTGGGCTTGGCCTCGGCGTTCGAATACCCGGCGGAGGTGACCCGGTTCGTCATCGAAGAAGGCCTGGACATCACCCAGGCGTTCGTCAAAGCGGGTCTGAGCAATAACTCGCGCCTGGGTGCCGCGGAGGGCGCAATCGGCGTGCTGACGAGAGGCCACCTCACCCGCAGGGCCTACGCGAGGCAGGCCGTGGAGATGGCGCTGATTCACCTGCCCCACACCCGACCATGA
- a CDS encoding S9 family peptidase: MTAGQPPLIPREVLFGNPVKTSPQISPDGTRLAYLAPVNNVLNVWVGSLDGHEARPVTDDRDRGIRFYLWAADGQHILYLQDIGGDENWRLYAVAIDTKAVRDLTPFPEVQVQIVDRDKRFPHELLIGMNKDDARYHDVYHLDLRSGELHLVAKNPGDVASWVTDARFQVRGALKATPDGGFELTIRNTHDSPWKTLLTWSADDSLTSQPVGFSNDGQAIYLEDSRDSDTNRLIELRLDTGATRLIAHDPRYDIGAVLVHPDTDEIQAVAFDRARTEWTVLDDAICADFEAIRRLHHGDFSVTARDHADRLWIVAFTADNGPAAFFAYDRSAKHGRFLFYSKPDLTTYTLAPMEPIRLMARDGLTLQGYLTYPPGLERRRLPLVVNVHGGPHARDTWGYDPEAQWLANRGYACLQINFRGSTGYGKRFLNAGDKEWGGKMHDDVVDAVRWAIAAGIADPTRVAIYGASYGGYAALVGATFTPELFCCAVDVVGPSNLITMIETIPPYWATFLAIEHRRVGNPETESEFLKSRSPLFFVDRIKAPILIAHGANDPRVKQSESEQIVDAMKRKGIPYEYLLFPDEGHGFAKPENRLKFYAVAERFLAAHMGGRVEPESAA; this comes from the coding sequence ATGACCGCGGGCCAACCTCCGCTCATTCCTCGGGAAGTGTTGTTCGGCAACCCGGTCAAAACGAGCCCGCAGATCTCCCCCGACGGGACGCGTCTCGCCTACCTCGCGCCGGTGAACAACGTCTTGAACGTGTGGGTAGGCTCGCTCGATGGGCACGAGGCCCGCCCGGTCACCGACGACCGCGACCGCGGTATCCGGTTCTATCTGTGGGCCGCAGACGGGCAACACATCCTCTACCTCCAAGACATTGGAGGGGACGAAAACTGGCGGCTGTACGCCGTGGCGATCGACACCAAGGCGGTGCGCGACCTCACCCCGTTTCCGGAGGTTCAGGTTCAGATCGTAGATCGCGACAAACGCTTTCCGCACGAACTGCTGATCGGAATGAACAAGGACGACGCCCGATACCACGACGTCTATCATCTCGATCTGCGATCCGGCGAATTGCACCTGGTCGCCAAAAATCCGGGCGACGTGGCGTCCTGGGTCACGGACGCGCGCTTTCAGGTGCGCGGCGCGCTCAAAGCCACGCCGGACGGCGGATTCGAGCTGACGATCCGCAACACCCATGACTCGCCGTGGAAGACGCTGCTGACGTGGAGCGCGGACGACAGCCTGACCAGCCAGCCCGTGGGCTTTTCGAACGACGGCCAGGCGATTTACCTGGAAGATTCTCGTGACAGCGACACCAATCGTTTGATCGAGCTGCGCTTGGACACGGGCGCGACGCGCCTGATCGCCCATGACCCGCGTTACGACATCGGCGCCGTGCTCGTGCACCCCGATACCGACGAGATCCAAGCCGTGGCCTTTGACCGTGCGCGAACCGAGTGGACCGTGCTCGACGACGCGATCTGCGCGGACTTCGAGGCGATCCGACGCCTCCATCATGGGGATTTCTCTGTGACCGCCCGCGACCACGCCGACCGGCTTTGGATCGTGGCGTTCACCGCCGACAACGGACCCGCCGCGTTTTTTGCCTACGACCGGTCCGCGAAACACGGGCGATTTCTGTTCTACAGCAAGCCGGATCTCACGACCTACACGTTGGCGCCGATGGAGCCCATCCGGCTCATGGCGCGCGACGGACTGACCCTGCAGGGCTACCTCACGTATCCGCCCGGTCTGGAGCGGCGCAGGCTGCCGCTGGTCGTGAACGTGCACGGCGGGCCGCACGCTCGCGACACCTGGGGCTACGACCCCGAGGCCCAATGGCTCGCCAACCGGGGCTATGCGTGTCTGCAGATCAACTTCCGGGGCTCCACGGGATACGGGAAACGATTTCTCAACGCGGGCGACAAGGAGTGGGGCGGCAAGATGCACGATGACGTGGTGGACGCGGTGCGCTGGGCGATCGCTGCGGGGATCGCCGACCCCACCCGCGTGGCGATCTACGGCGCGTCGTACGGCGGTTATGCCGCGCTGGTGGGGGCCACGTTCACGCCGGAGCTGTTCTGTTGTGCCGTGGACGTGGTGGGGCCCAGCAACTTGATCACCATGATCGAAACGATCCCGCCGTATTGGGCGACGTTCTTGGCCATCGAACATCGGCGGGTGGGCAACCCGGAGACCGAGTCGGAATTTCTCAAGAGCCGCTCGCCGCTGTTTTTCGTCGATCGCATCAAAGCGCCGATCCTGATCGCCCACGGCGCGAACGACCCTCGCGTGAAGCAGTCGGAGTCCGAACAGATCGTCGACGCGATGAAACGCAAGGGCATTCCCTACGAATATCTCCTGTTCCCGGACGAGGGACACGGCTTCGCCAAACCCGAGAACCGCCTGAAGTTCTACGCCGTCGCCGAGCGGTTCCTTGCCGCGCACATGGGCGGTCGCGTGGAACCCGAGTCCGCGGCGTGA
- a CDS encoding isoaspartyl peptidase/L-asparaginase: MTGADRGLVILVHGGCGPRRPSSRAVAEIRRALAAGFEILARDGSAVDAVEAAVVVLEASGRFNAGKGSQRQLDGIVRMDASIMDGRTLAAGAVASLEGVLNPVRVARCVMDATPHVLLAGPWARRLARHHGIPAWAGPTPRRRLSWKGLYQRLAAPRAADTGTVGAVARDAAGHVAAATSTGGIRRMLPGRVGDSPLIGAGTYADDGAGAVSMTGVGEAIIRGALARLIASDLALGRTPRAAGQRALAWMRRRIGGEAGAIIATGAGAFALVHTTRYMACGVRRKGLVRVAASGTRVGDR, encoded by the coding sequence GTGACGGGCGCGGATCGCGGGCTCGTGATCCTGGTTCACGGCGGGTGCGGGCCACGACGGCCATCGTCGCGCGCCGTCGCCGAGATCCGTCGCGCCCTAGCCGCCGGCTTTGAGATTCTCGCGCGCGACGGCTCGGCCGTGGACGCGGTCGAAGCCGCCGTGGTCGTCCTCGAAGCCAGTGGACGATTCAACGCCGGGAAGGGTTCCCAACGCCAACTGGACGGCATCGTGCGCATGGACGCCTCGATTATGGACGGACGCACCCTCGCCGCCGGCGCCGTGGCGTCCTTGGAGGGCGTGCTGAATCCCGTGCGCGTGGCTCGCTGCGTCATGGACGCCACACCCCACGTCTTATTGGCCGGACCCTGGGCCCGACGGTTGGCCCGTCACCACGGGATTCCGGCATGGGCGGGGCCCACGCCCCGGCGCCGCCTCTCGTGGAAGGGGCTTTACCAACGGCTCGCTGCGCCGCGTGCCGCCGACACGGGTACGGTGGGAGCGGTGGCGCGCGACGCAGCGGGTCACGTGGCCGCGGCGACCTCAACGGGCGGAATTCGTCGCATGCTGCCGGGACGCGTGGGCGACAGCCCCCTGATCGGAGCGGGAACCTACGCGGACGACGGCGCGGGCGCGGTGTCGATGACCGGAGTCGGCGAAGCGATCATCCGAGGGGCACTCGCCCGCCTCATCGCAAGCGACCTGGCGCTGGGGCGGACGCCGCGGGCCGCCGGGCAGCGCGCTCTGGCGTGGATGCGCCGTCGGATCGGGGGCGAGGCGGGCGCCATTATCGCGACCGGCGCCGGTGCGTTTGCGCTTGTACACACGACCCGCTACATGGCGTGCGGGGTCCGGCGCAAGGGATTGGTTCGTGTCGCCGCCAGCGGCACGCGGGTCGGAGACCGTTGA
- a CDS encoding YbgC/FadM family acyl-CoA thioesterase, translated as MQIRVYYEDTDCGGVVYYANFLRYFERARTEFLRERGFEVAAYAAAGLLFVVSHAEVAYHAPARYNDLLDIETAVVDATRTSLTFGHAIRRSGDDRVIVEGAARLVCVDERGRPRRLPEDLTRLLTREAG; from the coding sequence ATGCAGATCAGGGTGTACTACGAAGACACCGACTGCGGCGGCGTGGTGTACTACGCCAATTTCCTGCGGTACTTCGAGCGGGCGCGCACGGAATTTTTGCGGGAACGCGGCTTCGAGGTTGCGGCCTACGCGGCCGCGGGGTTGCTGTTCGTGGTCTCGCACGCAGAGGTCGCATACCACGCGCCCGCGCGCTATAACGACCTGCTCGACATCGAGACCGCCGTCGTGGACGCGACGCGCACGAGCCTGACGTTCGGCCACGCCATTCGACGTTCTGGAGATGACCGCGTCATCGTCGAAGGCGCCGCTCGCTTGGTCTGCGTCGATGAACGGGGCAGGCCTCGCCGCCTCCCCGAAGACCTGACCCGCTTGCTGACCCGCGAGGCGGGGTAG
- a CDS encoding DUF1207 domain-containing protein, translating into MRGGAVSAAALLAAVAVATGGYRDAAWGAVEIFPNTALFRPLLADPREAQSSLRYLVNSGNARGQAAFGDTFGLVRVGSALPVQFGLQGSVYTRFNRDPDSSGFLDINTADYTLFLPLDVKFDGWVLRTGVGHLSSHFGESEVQRQILAGDALFYDERFLYRRDYVRMIASWDATESLRLYGGGSVAIHVRPNAPRTTLQTGAEWRWALRPLGSIMQQWYLAADLQSWAESDWAVNANAEGGLRLARGDGTRAVRIAVSGYAGRSLQRIVASERERYVSFGLVFEF; encoded by the coding sequence ATGCGGGGGGGCGCGGTTTCCGCAGCGGCGCTCCTGGCGGCCGTGGCGGTGGCGACGGGCGGGTACCGGGATGCGGCGTGGGGCGCCGTCGAGATCTTCCCGAACACCGCGCTTTTTCGGCCGCTGCTCGCCGACCCGCGAGAAGCCCAAAGCAGTCTTCGTTACCTCGTGAATTCCGGAAATGCGCGCGGCCAGGCCGCCTTCGGGGATACCTTCGGCCTGGTGCGGGTCGGGAGCGCGCTTCCGGTGCAGTTCGGGCTGCAGGGCTCGGTGTACACGCGCTTCAACCGCGACCCTGATTCATCCGGATTTCTCGACATCAACACCGCGGACTACACCTTGTTCCTGCCCTTGGACGTGAAGTTTGACGGATGGGTGCTGCGGACCGGAGTGGGACACCTCAGCTCGCACTTTGGCGAAAGCGAAGTGCAGCGCCAGATTCTGGCCGGAGACGCGCTGTTCTATGACGAACGGTTTCTGTACCGACGGGACTATGTCCGGATGATCGCGTCGTGGGATGCGACGGAATCGCTCCGACTCTACGGCGGGGGGAGCGTCGCCATCCACGTGAGGCCGAACGCCCCGCGGACCACCCTCCAGACCGGGGCGGAGTGGCGTTGGGCGCTTCGTCCGCTGGGGAGCATCATGCAACAGTGGTACCTCGCAGCGGACCTTCAGTCCTGGGCCGAGTCGGATTGGGCTGTGAATGCCAATGCGGAGGGAGGCCTGCGCTTGGCGCGAGGCGATGGAACGCGCGCGGTCCGCATTGCCGTGTCAGGATACGCCGGTCGCTCGCTCCAGCGCATCGTGGCGTCCGAACGCGAGCGGTACGTCAGTTTCGGGCTGGTTTTCGAATTTTAA
- a CDS encoding LysM peptidoglycan-binding domain-containing protein: protein MLNWVASRDAAGFPVRPTTALAGLVVLLGMTACASPTPPRTATLARSAAVVAPPAVSSPSAATQWSAPAGSERMPAADDQAPLPPVPAPLPEPESLPPQVAIIDEPVPEIDEEEDFPTYDVPIILNASVEAHIDYFNTRIRDKFELWLSRSGRYLPLMREIFRSHGLPEDLVFVALIESGFNPYAYSRARAVGPWQFMKGTGRKYNLRIDEWIDERRDPVKSTHAAAAYLKDLYAMFNSWPLALASYNAGEGRVGRAMARSKADDFWDLRSTHYLRPETRNYVPKFMAATIIAKNPEKYGFTLNYHEPLSFDQVTIDRPTDLKLIAKAAGVSYEAVKELNPELRQSVTPINYDNYQLKLPSGTKTTFEDAFAKIPEWEKSVWVKHRVRRGETLASVARKYGTTVATLRDINHMKGSNIRVGATILVPTGNSTDVAEADASPRTSISSAALVLEEPLAAPKPFRYRVKRGDSLWSIAKRFNTSVADIRKWNGLGSKSTIRVGQRLRLYVNAEQS from the coding sequence ATGCTGAACTGGGTAGCATCCCGCGATGCGGCGGGCTTTCCGGTGAGACCGACCACCGCGCTGGCTGGACTGGTGGTGCTGCTGGGCATGACCGCCTGTGCCTCGCCCACGCCGCCACGCACGGCAACGCTCGCGCGTTCGGCGGCAGTGGTCGCGCCGCCCGCTGTTTCCAGCCCCAGCGCGGCAACGCAATGGTCCGCGCCCGCTGGTTCCGAGCGAATGCCGGCCGCGGACGACCAGGCCCCTCTCCCCCCTGTTCCCGCCCCGCTCCCTGAGCCGGAATCGCTGCCCCCTCAAGTGGCGATCATCGACGAGCCGGTGCCGGAAATCGACGAGGAGGAGGACTTCCCGACCTACGACGTCCCGATCATCCTCAACGCGAGCGTGGAAGCGCATATCGACTATTTCAACACGCGCATCCGAGACAAATTCGAGTTGTGGTTGAGTCGTTCCGGGCGATACTTGCCGTTGATGCGGGAAATCTTCCGCAGCCACGGCCTTCCCGAAGACCTCGTCTTTGTCGCGCTGATCGAGAGCGGGTTCAACCCGTACGCTTACTCGCGCGCGCGTGCGGTCGGCCCCTGGCAGTTCATGAAGGGAACCGGACGCAAATACAACCTCCGGATCGACGAATGGATCGACGAACGACGCGATCCCGTGAAATCCACGCACGCCGCGGCCGCGTATCTGAAAGACCTGTATGCAATGTTCAATTCCTGGCCGCTCGCGCTGGCCTCGTACAACGCCGGGGAGGGTCGCGTGGGCCGGGCCATGGCGCGCTCCAAAGCGGACGACTTCTGGGATCTTCGCTCCACCCACTATCTGCGGCCTGAAACCCGCAACTACGTCCCGAAATTTATGGCGGCCACGATCATCGCCAAAAATCCCGAGAAATACGGATTCACGCTCAACTATCACGAGCCGCTGAGTTTCGATCAGGTGACGATCGATCGTCCGACCGACCTGAAATTGATCGCAAAGGCGGCGGGAGTCTCGTACGAGGCGGTCAAAGAACTGAACCCGGAACTCCGACAGAGCGTCACTCCGATCAATTACGACAACTACCAGCTGAAACTTCCCTCCGGGACCAAAACGACGTTTGAAGACGCGTTTGCAAAAATCCCCGAATGGGAGAAATCGGTCTGGGTCAAACACAGGGTCCGGCGCGGGGAGACCCTGGCGTCGGTCGCCAGGAAGTATGGAACCACCGTGGCCACGCTTCGGGACATCAATCACATGAAGGGGTCCAACATCCGGGTCGGCGCCACTATTTTGGTTCCGACCGGCAACAGCACCGACGTCGCGGAAGCCGACGCCAGCCCCCGCACGTCGATCTCCAGCGCCGCGCTGGTGCTGGAAGAACCGCTGGCAGCGCCCAAACCGTTTCGTTACCGAGTGAAACGGGGCGACTCGTTGTGGAGCATCGCGAAGCGGTTCAACACCTCGGTGGCGGACATTCGAAAGTGGAACGGCCTGGGTTCGAAGAGCACGATCCGGGTAGGTCAACGACTCAGGCTCTACGTGAACGCGGAACAATCGTAA